Proteins encoded together in one Dermacentor variabilis isolate Ectoservices chromosome 2, ASM5094787v1, whole genome shotgun sequence window:
- the LOC142572388 gene encoding uncharacterized protein LOC142572388 isoform X2 — translation MTCCVPYCSSYTGKPRLDGEPSVSFHEFPVTDIREAWIKAISREGPNKTLWQPHETAKVCSIHFRLEDYKDCMKGRRLKPNAVPSIFPGYPAYMQRSAECIRRKASTLPHRRLSEAFPTVSTHPPSKKRLLCDGSDGTKPSAETASATSTSEVADPTSLASKKPCRKKGMATKEPDACPIEPTTQQTLERLPASRDSQTTVSSRPLVIRVATCEQCPPVTDECSALSGLDAQCLDEHRTLGTQTTMTGVTMSALCDEIRLLKQRCHDLQNQLNKAHAENCQLRMKIRSNQGPCGT, via the exons ATGACTTGCTGCGTGCCTTACTGCTCGTCATATACGGGAAAACCAAGACTTGACGGCGAGCCTAGTGTGTCGTTCCACGAGTTTCCCGTGACCGACATTAGAGAAGCATGGATCAAAGCCATCTCACGCGAAG GTCCCAACAAGACTTTGTGGCAGCCACACGAGACAGCGAAAGTGTGCAGCATCCACTTCAGGCTGGAGGACTACAAGGACTGCATGAAAGGGCGTCGCTTAAAGCCCAATGCAGTGCCGTCTATCTTTCCAGGATACCCTGCCTACATGCAGCGCTCCGCTGAGTGCATCCGACGGAAGGCTAGCACCCTACCGCATCGGCGCCTTTCAGAAGCTTTTCCTACAGTTTCAACACACCCACC GTCCAAAAAGCGCCTCCTGTGCGATGGCTCAGATGGTACGAAGCCATCTGCAGAAACCGCTTCGGCAACCAGTACGAGCGAAGTTGCAGACCCTACCAGCCTTGCATCTAAGAAGCCTTGCAGAAAAAAAGGCATGGCGACGAAAGAACCAGATGCCTGCCCCATAGAGCCAACCACACAGCAAACCCTCGAGCGCTTGCCAGCCTCAAGAGATTCTCAGACTACAGTCTCTTCGCGGCCACTGGTGATCCGAGTGGCAACATGCGAGCAGTGCCCTCCAGTCACAGACGAGTGCAGTGCTTTGAGTGGACTGGATGCACAGTGCCTAGATGAACACAGGACACTTGGGACACAGACAACAATGACTGGAGTGACAATGTCTGCCTTGTGCGACGAGATAAGGTTGCTCAAGCAGAGGTGCCACGATTTACAAAACCAGCTCAACAAGGCACATGCTGAAAACTGTCAGTTAAGAATGAAGATTCGCTCTAACCAGGGCCCTTGTGGTACGTGA
- the LOC142572388 gene encoding uncharacterized protein LOC142572388 isoform X1, protein MTCCVPYCSSYTGKPRLDGEPSVSFHEFPVTDIREAWIKAISREGPNKTLWQPHETAKVCSIHFRLEDYKDCMKGRRLKPNAVPSIFPGYPAYMQRSAECIRRKASTLPHRRLSEAFPTVSTHPPRSKKRLLCDGSDGTKPSAETASATSTSEVADPTSLASKKPCRKKGMATKEPDACPIEPTTQQTLERLPASRDSQTTVSSRPLVIRVATCEQCPPVTDECSALSGLDAQCLDEHRTLGTQTTMTGVTMSALCDEIRLLKQRCHDLQNQLNKAHAENCQLRMKIRSNQGPCGT, encoded by the exons ATGACTTGCTGCGTGCCTTACTGCTCGTCATATACGGGAAAACCAAGACTTGACGGCGAGCCTAGTGTGTCGTTCCACGAGTTTCCCGTGACCGACATTAGAGAAGCATGGATCAAAGCCATCTCACGCGAAG GTCCCAACAAGACTTTGTGGCAGCCACACGAGACAGCGAAAGTGTGCAGCATCCACTTCAGGCTGGAGGACTACAAGGACTGCATGAAAGGGCGTCGCTTAAAGCCCAATGCAGTGCCGTCTATCTTTCCAGGATACCCTGCCTACATGCAGCGCTCCGCTGAGTGCATCCGACGGAAGGCTAGCACCCTACCGCATCGGCGCCTTTCAGAAGCTTTTCCTACAGTTTCAACACACCCACC CAGGTCCAAAAAGCGCCTCCTGTGCGATGGCTCAGATGGTACGAAGCCATCTGCAGAAACCGCTTCGGCAACCAGTACGAGCGAAGTTGCAGACCCTACCAGCCTTGCATCTAAGAAGCCTTGCAGAAAAAAAGGCATGGCGACGAAAGAACCAGATGCCTGCCCCATAGAGCCAACCACACAGCAAACCCTCGAGCGCTTGCCAGCCTCAAGAGATTCTCAGACTACAGTCTCTTCGCGGCCACTGGTGATCCGAGTGGCAACATGCGAGCAGTGCCCTCCAGTCACAGACGAGTGCAGTGCTTTGAGTGGACTGGATGCACAGTGCCTAGATGAACACAGGACACTTGGGACACAGACAACAATGACTGGAGTGACAATGTCTGCCTTGTGCGACGAGATAAGGTTGCTCAAGCAGAGGTGCCACGATTTACAAAACCAGCTCAACAAGGCACATGCTGAAAACTGTCAGTTAAGAATGAAGATTCGCTCTAACCAGGGCCCTTGTGGTACGTGA